One Psilocybe cubensis strain MGC-MH-2018 chromosome 9, whole genome shotgun sequence genomic window, ACTCCCCCGGTCGAGAAAGTGACGTGGGCAACGCGGTCATCCATGAAGATGGCACGGTCGTCAGGCCTTCGGAGGATGATAATGCGTCGACGAAGGCCGTGATGGAGGCGCCATCCCCGAGGATGAGCGCGGCTGAAAGCGAGGGTGCCAATGGAAATGGGAGTGCGTCGGAGCCGCAATCAATGATACCCACAATTCGGATCTCGACGGAGAGTTTGAGAACGAAAGAGACTACTGAGACGGAGGTCACAAAGgtggacgacgaggatggaaCTCACGTGGTGCACACAGataagggcaagggcaaagcAAAGGCGggagatgacgacgatgccGGTGACAAAGAGGTTGCTAATGGTAATGGACAACCGAACGGTGTCACCTCAGCTGGGCTGGAGAGGCCTACCCAGGCTGCTGGCGAGGGCGCAGAACAGAACATCAACGAGGCGTCGCCGGCCCCCGCCAACGAACCCTTCTCATTCAGCACAAAGAGATTGTGCGAGCGATGGCTTGATAATCTCTTCATGGTCCTATACGAGGTATGTGATCGTGTGCCATTTTCTTTTCAATGGCTGAATCATTTAACTGTTTTATAGGATCTACGTGTATGGACGATCTTCCGTGCTGAGGTTGCGCACTTCAAAACGCAGCACGTCGCTTATCGTAAGACAGGACTCGAATGGGAGATTTTGGGTGACCTCGGACTGCGCTTGCATCACAAGGAGGAAGCCAAAGAAGCATACCAGCGATGCTTAGATAGTCCGAGGTATTCAGTGAAGCCTTGGGCAAAACTTATGGAAATATACGCGGACGAGGGCGATATCCAGCGTTGTGTGCAGACTGCTATTCGGGTGGCGGCATATCAGTACGCAGATTATACAGAGATGTCGGTGCGTAGcgactttttcttttgcgtCGTGTTTCCTTCTGTATTGATGCTAACATGTTTATATGATCAGTATCCTACCCAAATTGCGCGAGCATTCTTCAAACTTGGACAGATTCACGGACATGCCAAGATATCCTTCACGCTGCTCAGCATGGGCCTGCCCGAGCCTATACTCAAAATTATGGATAGTTACCTACAGTATGGCAAAAACTTTAAGGTGGAAGGATATGATTTTTAATTTGGTGGATTACCCAAAAGAAGGATAGGCGTATGatggaggggaggaggaagtaGTTAGGCTGGAACTTTTATTCGTTTTACATcgttttttgtcttttttcttgtgTTTTCATTATTTTATTGAAGTACACAAAACGCATACCATTGTTTTTAATCTATGATTTTCTCGACGCTTTACAATTACACATCAGCGCTACTAACTCTTTTTCTTAGTTGAGCCCCTGTATTTGTCTTAGACGAGACTATGTCGACATGTAGTCGGACATGATGAATTGGTAAATACAACCTGACTAGGATTCTGTATCGGTGTACTTTAAGAATAACCGCCACTGCGGTCAGCGTGTAATCCGATGTGACATTACACACAAAATAAGCTGGCGAAAGATTTAAATACTTTTTGATAGATGGTTTTCTCCAAATTCCAAAATAGTACGGGTATGACggattttctttctttactCACGCTGTGAGAATATTACTTTTATAGATTGTTTTACTTTAGTCGCACTATCAAAAGGTATAAATGCACTATCCAGTTGTGAAAGGACCTGTATTATCGCCCCACTTAACCCAAAGGACATGCAGCTTCCAAATCTCACAATCACTCTGCAAGCCCTAGTTTCTGCCATGATGTTGGCCACTGCCATAGCAAGTCCGATCCCAGAGCCTGATCGTAAGTCGTGATGAAGCTTATAtactttgcttttttttttttttgctgagTTCTGGATGCGTTCTTTAGCGGTTGTTTGTACGTACAATCACTCCATCTGACGTACCTTTGGCAAGCATGCTGATAATCGATTTTTTGATACAACAGGCCCACCTTGTGCATGTGTGATCACCCCGAACTGCGAGGAATAGCTTTCAGTAGTTCTGGATAGCCATGAGAGGAGTGGCTTTGTATCACATTCGAGGATACATAAGAATGGATTGGCAAAGTCGCCTCCACTAGAAATATGGTGAATAAAGGAAatgagaaagagagaaattgAGAAATTAACTGTATAAATGATGCTCGATGCTTTAAGGCCATGCACACAGTATGACAACCGTTCGAAAGGTTGAAATACGAGAAGACTACACGTTCAAGATTTCTCTGTTTAACAAATGAGTTTGAGTACCTAATATAGCATCTTATAACCTTTTTATAAGGTGGTCATCTACAAGGGGGTATACCGTTCCGAGTTTGCAACTTTGTTTCGCGTGTAGCCTTTAATTTCCATGATCCAACACGTCAATTGCAATGTGATAACAGTAAAATAGAACATAGCAGCAACAAGTCTGGAAATCGAGTGCAAGGGATGGTGGCAGGTCTCTGGTGGTGTTTGGCAGGTGCGCAAAGGAGAATAGTCCCTGGTTTGTCTGCGATACCCTATACGGTGTATACACGCTCATTCAGGTACTATTTCATTCACCAAAGCATTTCCGAGTCCTTCAACGTTCTTCATCGACCCATATTCGCTGTCCATCATTCATTCGCTCTCTACGTACTGTCAAATAAGTTGATTTGCCTGAGGTCCATCAAGCATGTGTATGCATGTGTCAACGAGTACATTGCGTGTTATCGAACAGTCACCCTCAGTTATTTTGCTCACAAGGACAAGAACCCTAAGTCCGATGGGTGGGTATTCTAGAGGTGACGAATAGAGTAGACCCGCATGTTCTTGCCTAGGATATCTGCCCATTCCCCTGCTCTAGTGCGTAATAGCAATTTTTTATTAAAGTTTCAAAGCCAACACTGTTATAAAACATAGTTGCTGCCTTCTAACAATATCTGTGTTTCTTTAATATGAGAAGACTATTCAAATCTATGGAATGCACCCTTTAACTGGTGCACATCCACAGGCTCCGCCTAGTGTATCAATGCAGTTGTCAGCGTAATTTCTATGGAAGTTATGTGTAGATAACAACGCTTACAGTTGACGGCTACAGACCAAAAGAAAGAGGTTAGCCCACGCAATATAGTAAAGATACCTGGTCAATACTTACGTTCAGGCTCTGGGATTGGATTTGCCATGGCAGTGGCTAACATCACGGCAGCAACTAAGGCTTGTAGAGCGATTGAGAGGTTTGGGAGCTGCATGTTACTTTGGCTTAAGGAAGGTACTGATGATACTCAGTCGTCCTTGACTGATGCCATTATATACCTTTTTACAAGCGTCTCCAGTAAAAAAGGAATCCGCCATACCCGCTCTATTTTGAGAAAAAGCAATACGAGAAAGTATCTCAATTGATGCCTGACGTTGTCTCCGCAGCCGGCAGCCATTTTAACAGTCCCATGATTAACTTCGGAAGTTGATCAGTAAGGAGAAGCCATTAAGATTAAGTACGAAAATGACAGCCATGGAAAGTCATTAGTACGAGCATTTTTACGGCTTTAATTTTCCCCTCGGATTTTCTCAACATTGAGAATAGCTACAGAATGGTTCGTTCTAAACCTGTTATCTGTGCTCAATTCGACAGCCATATGACACGGTCGACATATTTCTTGCCCGATGAAATACGTCTAACTCGTGGAAGATATAAAATGGGGCCCACTCAATACGACACCTCAGCTACTGTACTGCAGTGGTTGCTGAAAAAACAGAGTCCCTCAAACTCTCTAGCTACCGCCATGGCGAATATAATCCCCAAAGCTAAATGTAAGCTCTAATCAAGTATCACTTTCAAAGGTGGAAAATAGGCCTATATAAGGATACAAAACAGATTCTCACACAGATGATACACCAGTGGGTCGCTTTCCGGTATCATGTTCGGATACAATTGCTGTTTAGAAGTCACGGAAAGGCAGTTATTTTGTATACAGACGGCTCTCACAGTAAGAATTTATAGGTTAGTGGGGGATTTATAATACTGAGAACCGTTCCATTATTGAGTTATACCGCGTTTATTTCCGCTACCGTCGTGGTACATGTACGTAAATACTCTTCACATTCCATATCTCGGAAAGACACAAGTTCCTATTGCTTCCCAACAAAGAAATGTAACGGCAGTAGTCGGAATAGATACGAGTATGCTTTCCTacaagttgatgttgacagGCGTGCAGCCAAGTGCGACCAATCCATCTAAACAAGAAGCGCCGGGATTATTTTAGTAATTGAGTCATCTGCCACCGTGGGATCGAACACTTACGGAACGAGTTGTTGGTGCAGCAAACGGGTTGCGCGGTGCTGTAAGGAATTGATTAAACTCATACTGCCTAAGTGTATTGAGAAACACAATTTACCAAGAGTTGCCTCCAATGCCAATAACAGAGAGGGGGCTGCAATTGAGGCCAACGAGTGCAGTCACGTCCTGGAGGACAATGCCCAAAAGTCCCAAAATAGACGACACAGCGTCGCTATCACCAGCTTGAACGCTGTTGCCTATAGATCAAAATGAAGTCAGCCAGAGATTTCCCTGTGTCATATACAGAGACACTTACAGCACTGGAGATCACCAGTGTTGCATTGGCTTGCTGGGATGGTCGAACTGCCACCTCCGCCACGGCGAACGGGGGTGACTGTGGCAGCAGCAAGGGTAGCAAAGGCAAGAGCAGAGACGAGCTTGAATTGCATGTTGGAGATTGTTTAAGATTTACTGAACAATGTTCGAGTGAAGAAACCTTGCAGAATTTGCATCACTTTTATACCTGAAGTAATAGTCGAGTAAATTAAGGGACATTAGCCCCCTGGAGAAGAGAAAATACAAGGTGGAgttgtggtctgtccaagtGGAGTGCTCGCATAACTTGGGCAAACCATGAGAAAGGGGACATCGAGCCAGGAGTTACGTGCCAAGAAGTACCGCTCTACCCTACCAGATGGTCAACTGTGATATCAAGCAGCTCAAGATCGTAAAATACTTCAGTTTTGGATGAAGTGCTTCGCAACAAAGCCCCAGTGACTCCTTGAGTTACACCACTCGATAAATTTCCACCTAGGATCCAAGTAATTTTTTACCAAATCGCATAGGGATGGACTCACAAATTGAGTCAATGCACGACGCGGGTAGAAGATTGCAGGTCACACCGACATCATTATGACCAGGTTATGACGATTCCTGCGTCATTATATGCAGAAGGGTACATGAGGGTGCATTACTGGCGGGCACACAGCGGAAGTAAAGACAAAGACGtctaaaatcaaaatcaaaccTGAATGGAAATCACTGATTTCGGAGATTCAACGACAACCACGATGACAGGTTGTGAGAAATACCGACGTCATTGCCCTCAACTGATTTTGCACTATCAGGGGCACATCTGCATCATCGCTCATCCTTTTGATTCTTTGAAATCACGATATGGCGTTGTTTTTCATGGGCCTGTATGAAACCTTCCCGTAGAGTCACCCCTCATATCGCTTTGCCAAATTTTTCGCTCTTCTCATGCATAAATCAGCGTTATTGTCATCGAAGTCTACCAATAGTCATTAATCTTTTAATGGTCCACTTCTCCATTACGCACGAATGGTTTCAGCCGAATACACAATAACATCCCTACAAACTACAAGTCACCGAACTAGCGCTCACTGCAACCCTGTCCTTGTGATGTAAAGTAATAGCCATTAGTATGCGAATTATCAGAAAATATTACCCATTTAGTGGGATTGAAAGTGGAACCCATTCAAAAGGATGTATGGCGAGGGTTATTCTGTTCAAGGTAGATGCCGAGGATGTGAAATGTACCAGTACTAGTTAATGTATGCTACTCATAGGCTATTTAACAGGATTATCATGCACATACGTCTATCTATATTGAGCACATACCCAGTTAAATAGTGTAACAGTTGGCGTCGCCGTCAGTAAACACTCAAGTTGTTCTCTAGCGACTTGTGGAAGCGGGGAGAGGGGTCACCGTGGGAGCTATCACATGATGCGGAGTTGCTGCATTCGAATAGCTCCCGAAGGCCGTGAGATGCAAGGATAGAATATGAGGGATGCTTGCGCTGGGGAGCTGCAGCACTCGGGGGTTGATACATTCAAAGGAATGATTTATAGATGGAGAACTAACCGTTTGGGCTTTCAATCGAATGGTGGATGGATGTAAACGGCAGTGTTCACGTTGGAGCTTGGACAATATGGTCTAGAGATTGACAGATGCTTCTCCAACACAAGACTCCGTAAATCCATGCGGCAGGAAAGTGAAAAACGAGGGCATCGACCCCGTAATGTATCCAAGGAACCAGAAATACAGATGACTGGAGGGATACTCTATAGATCTTGTACCATTTTGATAATCAAAGATGATAGATGAGTCTAGCTAGATAATAAGAGATCTCCGAAGGAAGTAGAAGTCTATCAGAACAACCACGGGCCTACTAGAATCAATAATTAATGACTGATACAATGAACTAGAAAATAACGTAAGAACACTGACCACGTCCCCTTGTCGGCTCTGGCTTGATTTGCAAGCAACTTTGGTGAATCAAGTTAAGGGCCTTGATGGCGTCCCGCGCCTCGATGACGCACGAGATGTTTATTTCGCTCGCACCCTGAGAAATCATCTCGATGTTGACGTTTCCCTGTGCGAGCGTGGTGAACATGAGCCCCGCAATACCGACCATGTTGCGCATCTGCTTTCCGACAAGCGAAAGAATGGTCATGTCCTTATGCACAGATACCTGAAGATGTATTCATCGTTAAAAGCTTGTGTCGGGAAATCAGTGATAAAATTCACGTACAGAGCCATTTTTCTTGAGGTCTTTGACGAGTCTATCGAGAAGCTTTCCAGGAAGATCATCCCCAATCGCCATACTCACATGCACCTCACTCGTGCTGATCaggtcgacgacgacaccaAATCTGTCCAGTGTTCCGAAGATACCGGCCAGGAAGCCGTGGCTCACGCTCTTTCTATTTGAGTGTACGTTTAGCACGACTATGTGCTCTTTGATCGTAACGGCTGTGGGGAGCTTCTTGTGTGCGGTGAAGTCGGCATTCAAAGCATTGAGTTGTTGAAGTCCATTCAGACCATTcagagacgacgacgaagccGACAGAGGTGACAGGGATTGTAAGGTGTGCAGCGAGGCTGGTTCTGGTATGGGCGCGGAGAGTGCGGCGTCGGTGGGTATGTCTGTATCCGGATCTGGGTGAATGACTGTCCCGCCCCCGCGGGGGTTTTCGACGTTTTTTATGCGGATAGGAATCTTGCGGCGGATAGCCTGATTTTGGAGTCAATATCGCATCATAGTTAATGCAAAGGCAAGCATACCTGCTCCATAGTAAACGGGTGCACGACCTCGCTTCCATAATATGTCAGCTCTGCTGCTTCGTCGGGCGAAATGACCGATATAAGACGCGCGGTGGGCACCTTCCTAGGGTCGGCGGTGAAGATACCATCGACCTCCTTCCAGATCTGTAACTCTGATGCCTCCAGACCAACCGCGAGCAGGGCGGAGCACAGGTCAGTGTATCCTCTACCAACC contains:
- a CDS encoding sc3 hydrophobin; this translates as MQFKLVSALAFATLAAATVTPVRRGGGGSSTIPASQCNTGDLQCCNSVQAGDSDAVSSILGLLGIVLQDVTALVGLNCSPLSVIGIGGNSCTAQPVCCTNNSFHGLVALGCTPVNINL